From the Ruania alkalisoli genome, one window contains:
- a CDS encoding SDR family NAD(P)-dependent oxidoreductase has translation MTSPPAEAPVVVITGGSAGIGRAVGERLHRAGHQVVSLSRQATDPESGWVPDVQHEVDVADSDGVAQVAAQVLSEQGRVDALVTCAGTVTRGDLIETSADQAGRQIAVNLLGTMNACRAFAPALRAPRGAIVTLSSSIAANPQASVSAYAAAKGGVESFSRALALELAPVRVNVVRPSLVDTGIWVSGGLDPDAYDTLIATRGSEYPLGRVGRAEDVAAAVAFLLSEDAAWITGTVLPVDGGADLIGR, from the coding sequence GTGACCTCACCCCCCGCGGAAGCACCCGTCGTCGTCATCACCGGCGGCTCGGCCGGGATCGGCCGGGCGGTGGGTGAACGCCTGCACCGGGCCGGGCACCAGGTGGTGAGCCTGTCCCGTCAGGCCACCGACCCCGAGTCGGGCTGGGTGCCGGACGTCCAGCACGAGGTGGATGTGGCCGATTCTGACGGCGTCGCTCAGGTCGCAGCGCAGGTGCTGTCCGAGCAGGGCCGGGTGGATGCCTTGGTCACGTGCGCCGGGACCGTCACCCGAGGCGACCTCATCGAGACCTCAGCCGACCAGGCGGGGCGGCAGATCGCCGTCAATCTGCTCGGGACGATGAACGCCTGCCGGGCCTTCGCCCCGGCACTGCGGGCCCCTCGGGGCGCCATCGTCACCCTGAGCTCCTCGATCGCGGCCAACCCGCAGGCGTCGGTGAGCGCGTACGCGGCCGCGAAGGGCGGGGTGGAGTCCTTCAGCCGCGCGCTGGCGCTGGAGCTGGCGCCGGTGCGGGTGAACGTGGTGCGCCCCTCGCTCGTGGACACCGGCATCTGGGTCAGCGGCGGCCTTGATCCCGACGCCTACGACACCCTCATCGCCACCCGCGGCTCGGAGTACCCCCTCGGCCGGGTGGGCCGGGCAGAGGACGTGGCGGCCGCCGTCGCGTTCCTGCTCTCCGAGGACGCCGCCTGGATCACCGGCACCGTACTGCCGGTGGACGGCGGCGCCGACCTGATCGGCCGCTAG
- a CDS encoding NucA/NucB deoxyribonuclease domain-containing protein, with product MTVIGTMNFLMYRLIYVSTSAVLWGNQIEVSPTIITGAAAGTVISGTPACSGVCALSSSVFPPQTPGVGGSANGESYYTTATTSGGAAFAYAGWTLSFKPPNVTTPATLNTTNGLAVRCDNAVPGRGPGCVVPHVTGRITYSQAVYPTFGAHLSAAQASGLPGATVPLHRLTDSALQAANRTESCKTGAVIPRPSGMSCDEYPFASSYEGAFTGGGSGRTFAGCSVTYYPTGVTGPTGFSICMINATENSSAGSQLNSVLYSPYRIIDGDPFYVSVA from the coding sequence GTGACCGTGATCGGAACGATGAACTTCCTGATGTACCGCCTGATTTACGTCTCCACTAGTGCGGTGCTGTGGGGCAACCAGATCGAGGTATCGCCCACCATCATTACCGGCGCCGCAGCCGGCACGGTCATCTCCGGCACCCCAGCGTGCTCTGGGGTGTGCGCGTTGAGCAGTTCCGTGTTCCCCCCTCAGACGCCAGGTGTGGGTGGTAGCGCCAACGGCGAGTCATACTACACCACGGCCACTACGAGTGGCGGGGCTGCGTTTGCCTATGCGGGGTGGACCCTGTCCTTCAAACCTCCGAACGTGACGACGCCAGCCACGTTGAACACGACAAACGGCCTGGCGGTCCGCTGTGATAATGCCGTTCCCGGCCGGGGCCCGGGATGCGTGGTACCGCATGTGACCGGCCGCATCACCTACTCGCAGGCGGTGTACCCGACCTTTGGTGCGCATCTGAGCGCGGCACAAGCGTCAGGACTTCCCGGTGCGACGGTCCCTCTTCATCGCCTCACTGACAGTGCGCTTCAGGCTGCCAACCGGACCGAGTCGTGCAAGACGGGTGCCGTGATTCCGCGGCCGTCTGGGATGAGCTGTGACGAGTACCCGTTCGCGTCCAGTTACGAGGGTGCTTTCACTGGTGGCGGCAGCGGTCGGACATTCGCTGGCTGCAGCGTGACCTACTACCCGACTGGAGTGACCGGGCCAACGGGGTTCAGCATCTGCATGATCAACGCCACCGAGAACTCCTCCGCCGGAAGCCAGCTCAACTCGGTTCTGTACTCTCCGTACAGGATCATCGACGGCGACCCCTTCTACGTATCTGTCGCCTAG
- a CDS encoding PaaI family thioesterase — protein sequence MTETSLVDSETVERLLTTPAYHRWLGLELVRAAPGEVEIAMDCRDELTADVDGSYVHGGILATLLDVAGDFALVTELGVGLPTIDLRVDYLRPARPGDRLLAVGTVVRRGRSLGVADAVVTNGDGKKLAVARGLYSTAAA from the coding sequence ATGACCGAGACATCCCTGGTGGACAGCGAGACCGTCGAGCGACTGCTCACCACCCCCGCCTACCACCGGTGGCTCGGGCTCGAGTTGGTGCGGGCGGCGCCCGGTGAGGTGGAGATCGCGATGGACTGCCGCGACGAGCTGACCGCCGACGTCGACGGCAGCTACGTGCACGGCGGCATTCTCGCCACGCTGCTGGACGTGGCCGGGGACTTCGCGCTGGTCACCGAGCTCGGGGTGGGGCTGCCGACGATTGATCTACGGGTGGACTACCTGCGCCCCGCTCGACCGGGGGATCGGCTGCTGGCCGTGGGCACCGTGGTGCGGCGCGGCCGGTCGCTCGGGGTGGCCGATGCGGTGGTCACCAACGGCGACGGCAAGAAGCTCGCGGTGGCGCGGGGGTTGTACAGCACCGCGGCCGCCTGA
- a CDS encoding class I adenylate-forming enzyme family protein — MTQGEAPGSAAGTPHDSGPHGDETHLADNLAVHLLAGAADHPGRPAILQGAHVVSYGQLTTAVRTTAASLRGLGVGPGDRVALLFGNDHRFVEALLATIWIGAVAVPLNTRAGRASLEHVMADAEPRVLLTHDPLAERAAELAAPAGMPTLQATTDGWRDADGTHAPPSGADGPEPVRPGDICLQPYTSGSTGNPKGCLLTHAGQTWNASTVARVWELAGDDRGLITAPLYHKNAMICVVKPLLLVGGTIVIGRRPDPAGIPAEVAEHRCTYTTGVPATYEMLLASGEHLRHDLSSLRFVICGSAPLSDALGQRFAAGLGVPVIEAYGLTEGGPQVLMNPRTDSPRYGRAGLPLPGCEVRVLDPDLPTAQLAQARDLPVGEVGELWVRNSGVTAGYHRLPEVTAERISPDGWLRTGDLAAADADGYLRVLGRADDMMNVGGENVYPLEVEKLLRTMPGVGQAAVVPIPHERKGQVPAAFVVGEGLTEDEVKQYALAHGAAHAHPRRVWFLDELPLGGTGKVDYARLSALAQENVQGGAQENVPQNVQTEEST; from the coding sequence GTGACGCAGGGCGAGGCCCCCGGCAGCGCCGCAGGCACTCCACACGATTCAGGTCCGCACGGCGATGAGACCCACCTCGCCGACAATCTCGCCGTCCACCTCCTCGCCGGCGCCGCCGATCACCCCGGCCGGCCCGCGATCCTGCAGGGTGCGCACGTGGTCAGCTACGGTCAGCTCACGACGGCGGTCCGCACCACCGCAGCCAGCCTGCGTGGCCTCGGCGTCGGGCCAGGTGACCGGGTGGCGCTGCTGTTCGGCAATGATCACCGGTTCGTCGAGGCGCTGCTCGCCACGATCTGGATCGGCGCCGTCGCCGTCCCCCTCAACACCCGCGCCGGGCGCGCCTCGCTCGAGCATGTGATGGCCGACGCCGAACCCCGGGTGCTCCTCACTCACGACCCGCTGGCCGAGCGGGCCGCCGAGCTCGCGGCACCAGCCGGGATGCCCACGCTCCAGGCGACCACGGACGGGTGGCGAGATGCTGATGGCACGCATGCTCCGCCGTCGGGGGCTGACGGGCCCGAACCTGTGCGGCCCGGGGACATCTGCCTGCAGCCCTACACCTCCGGATCCACCGGCAACCCGAAGGGGTGCCTGCTCACGCACGCCGGGCAGACGTGGAACGCGAGCACGGTGGCGCGGGTGTGGGAACTCGCCGGCGACGACCGAGGCCTGATCACTGCGCCGCTCTATCACAAGAACGCGATGATCTGCGTGGTCAAGCCGTTGCTGCTGGTGGGCGGCACCATCGTGATCGGGCGCCGGCCCGACCCCGCGGGGATCCCGGCCGAAGTAGCCGAGCACCGATGCACCTACACCACCGGGGTGCCGGCGACGTACGAGATGCTGCTGGCGAGCGGGGAGCACCTCCGGCACGACCTGAGCTCGCTGCGGTTCGTGATCTGCGGGTCGGCGCCGCTCTCGGATGCGCTCGGGCAGCGGTTCGCCGCGGGGCTCGGCGTGCCGGTGATCGAGGCGTACGGGCTCACCGAGGGCGGGCCGCAGGTGCTGATGAACCCGCGCACCGATTCGCCGCGTTACGGGCGGGCCGGGCTGCCGCTGCCGGGCTGTGAGGTGCGGGTGCTCGATCCCGATCTCCCGACGGCGCAGCTCGCCCAGGCCCGTGATCTTCCTGTGGGTGAGGTGGGGGAGTTGTGGGTACGCAACTCCGGCGTGACCGCCGGGTACCACCGGTTGCCGGAGGTGACGGCGGAGCGGATCTCCCCGGATGGCTGGCTGCGCACGGGTGACCTGGCCGCTGCGGATGCTGACGGCTACCTGCGGGTGCTCGGCCGCGCGGACGACATGATGAATGTGGGCGGGGAGAACGTGTACCCGCTGGAGGTGGAGAAGCTGCTGCGCACGATGCCCGGAGTGGGGCAGGCAGCGGTGGTGCCGATCCCGCACGAGCGTAAGGGGCAGGTGCCGGCGGCGTTCGTGGTGGGTGAGGGGCTGACCGAGGATGAGGTGAAGCAGTACGCGCTCGCTCATGGGGCGGCGCATGCGCACCCGCGGCGGGTGTGGTTCCTCGATGAGCTGCCGCTGGGCGGCACCGGGAAGGTGGACTACGCCCGGTTGAGTGCACTGGCGCAGGAGAACGTGCAGGGCGGGGCGCAGGAGAACGTGCCGCAGAACGTGCAGACGGAGGAGAGCACATGA
- a CDS encoding zinc-binding dehydrogenase: MPEAPSQSETMRAALIVERGGPEGRVVGEHPVPEIGPSDVLVRVRACSLNHLDVFVRKGVAGRHLPLPHISGGDIAGEIAAVGSEVTDIQIGQRILIDPLVGGKALGEDMQGGLAEYAAVPGTNIIPLPDGVDYVRAASLPIAYGTARRQLITRGGLQAGETVAVLGAAGGLGTGAVLIAKAVGATVIACASSAEKRERLTELGADIVIDSSAEDWGAQIWKATGKQGVDLMVDNTGAATWQSSIRATKVGGRVVTCGATSGYEVTQFQPYVWVRELDIRGSNGWRREDLEALLAMVASGDLEPVIDRTFPLDQIREAEQLLEDRAVIGKVVITL, encoded by the coding sequence ATGCCCGAGGCGCCCAGCCAGTCCGAGACCATGCGCGCGGCACTCATCGTCGAGCGCGGCGGACCGGAGGGCCGCGTCGTCGGGGAGCACCCGGTCCCGGAGATCGGACCGAGCGACGTCCTCGTCCGGGTGCGCGCCTGCTCGCTGAACCACCTGGACGTCTTCGTGCGCAAGGGTGTGGCCGGTCGGCACCTGCCGCTGCCGCATATCTCCGGCGGTGACATCGCGGGCGAGATCGCCGCCGTCGGCTCCGAGGTCACCGACATCCAGATCGGCCAGCGCATCCTCATCGACCCGCTCGTCGGCGGCAAGGCCCTCGGGGAGGACATGCAGGGCGGGCTGGCCGAGTACGCTGCCGTTCCCGGCACCAACATCATTCCCCTGCCCGACGGCGTGGACTACGTTCGTGCCGCTTCCCTCCCGATCGCCTACGGCACCGCCCGCCGCCAGCTCATCACCCGCGGCGGGCTGCAGGCCGGGGAAACTGTCGCCGTCCTCGGTGCCGCCGGCGGGCTCGGCACCGGCGCCGTGCTCATCGCCAAGGCCGTCGGGGCCACCGTCATCGCCTGCGCCAGCTCGGCGGAGAAGCGCGAGCGCCTCACCGAGCTCGGCGCCGACATCGTGATCGACTCCAGCGCCGAGGACTGGGGTGCGCAGATCTGGAAGGCCACCGGTAAGCAGGGCGTGGACCTCATGGTCGACAACACCGGCGCCGCCACCTGGCAGTCCTCCATCCGCGCCACCAAGGTCGGCGGGCGCGTGGTCACCTGCGGCGCCACCAGCGGCTACGAGGTCACCCAGTTCCAGCCGTACGTGTGGGTGCGCGAGCTCGACATCCGCGGCAGCAACGGCTGGCGACGGGAGGACCTCGAAGCCCTCCTGGCGATGGTGGCCTCGGGCGACCTGGAGCCGGTGATCGACCGCACGTTCCCCTTGGATCAGATCCGCGAGGCTGAGCAGCTGCTGGAGGACCGGGCCGTGATCGGCAAGGTGGTGATCACCCTGTGA
- a CDS encoding VOC family protein produces the protein MTAIDHLVYAGPDLQALVREVADLTGVEPVAGGSHEGRGTANALLGLGEGRYLELLGPDPDQGEPDRPRPLRVDEVSGPTMVGWAVNLGGAGRDIEALVNSSQADGYDPGPVAPMSRRTADGDLLAWRLTPPEGGRGGAIPFLIDWGTTSHPSADLPAVELTGLRLEHPEPEVVRAALTAVDAVGLVDVHAGERLRIVAELRTPRGVVTLG, from the coding sequence ATGACAGCGATCGATCACCTGGTGTATGCCGGGCCCGACCTGCAGGCGCTCGTGCGCGAGGTCGCCGACCTGACCGGCGTCGAACCCGTCGCTGGTGGCAGCCATGAGGGGCGCGGCACCGCCAACGCGCTGCTCGGGCTGGGCGAGGGGCGCTACCTGGAGTTGCTCGGGCCCGATCCTGACCAGGGCGAGCCCGACCGACCGCGACCGCTGCGGGTGGATGAGGTCAGCGGACCCACGATGGTGGGGTGGGCCGTGAACCTCGGCGGGGCCGGACGCGACATCGAGGCGCTGGTCAACTCGTCCCAGGCAGATGGCTACGATCCCGGTCCCGTGGCCCCGATGAGCCGCCGCACCGCCGACGGCGACCTGCTGGCGTGGCGTTTGACCCCACCCGAGGGTGGACGCGGTGGGGCGATCCCGTTCCTCATCGACTGGGGCACCACGTCGCACCCCTCAGCGGATCTGCCGGCGGTGGAGCTGACCGGCCTGCGCCTGGAGCACCCCGAGCCCGAGGTGGTGCGCGCGGCGCTGACTGCCGTGGACGCCGTCGGGCTGGTGGATGTACACGCCGGTGAGCGGCTACGGATCGTGGCCGAGCTAAGGACACCGCGAGGCGTCGTCACCCTGGGCTGA
- the msrA gene encoding peptide-methionine (S)-S-oxide reductase MsrA produces the protein MTDTGTITRTPGTETAVLAGGCFWGMQDLIRAQPGVLSTRVGYTGGSNDHATYRHHPGHAEAVEIVFDPEQTSYRDILAFFFQIHDPSTLNRQGNDVGTSYRSAIFPLGPEQEQTARETIADVDASSLWPGPAVTTIERAGAFWEAEPEHQDYLQHYPNGYTCHFPRPGWVLPRRGQK, from the coding sequence ATGACTGACACCGGCACGATCACCCGCACCCCCGGCACCGAGACAGCGGTACTCGCAGGGGGCTGCTTCTGGGGGATGCAGGATCTGATCCGCGCCCAGCCGGGCGTGCTCAGCACCCGGGTCGGCTACACCGGCGGATCCAACGACCACGCCACCTACCGCCATCACCCCGGGCATGCGGAGGCGGTGGAGATCGTGTTCGACCCGGAGCAGACCAGCTACCGCGACATCCTCGCGTTCTTCTTCCAGATTCACGATCCCAGCACCCTGAACCGGCAGGGTAACGACGTGGGCACGAGTTACCGGTCGGCGATCTTCCCCCTCGGCCCGGAGCAGGAACAGACGGCGCGGGAGACGATCGCCGACGTCGACGCCTCGAGCCTGTGGCCCGGGCCGGCCGTAACCACGATCGAGCGGGCAGGCGCGTTCTGGGAGGCCGAGCCCGAGCACCAGGACTACCTGCAGCACTACCCGAACGGGTACACCTGCCACTTCCCGCGACCGGGATGGGTGCTCCCGCGGCGCGGCCAGAAGTAG
- a CDS encoding alcohol dehydrogenase catalytic domain-containing protein has translation MSSSIITSLISHPGSTEPVAEKASGPSAGAGQIVVDLIASAVNPFDLAVASGAARGPVGLTGPVGLGWDVTGVVREIGAGVTRFAVGDTVAAIHPDLAAPSRAHAEQVLLEESWAAHLPDGLDPVAGASIPLNALTAAQALAMLGPADGRDLLVTGAAGAVGGYAVALASAAGWRVVAFARAADEEFVRSAGAEELVTELVPGSVDAVLDAAALREAAMTAVRDDGAFVGVLPIAPTPPVRGITSEDVFVQPDPVALADLLARSASGELAVRISGSRPLAEGATAYRQVASGGQRGRLLLVP, from the coding sequence ATGTCCTCCAGCATCATCACCAGCCTGATCTCCCACCCCGGTTCCACAGAACCGGTGGCGGAGAAGGCATCCGGACCATCGGCCGGCGCCGGTCAGATCGTCGTCGATCTCATCGCCTCCGCGGTGAATCCGTTCGATCTCGCCGTCGCCTCCGGCGCTGCCCGCGGGCCGGTCGGTCTCACCGGGCCGGTCGGGCTCGGCTGGGACGTCACCGGAGTGGTGCGTGAGATCGGTGCGGGTGTCACCCGGTTCGCGGTGGGTGACACAGTCGCCGCGATCCATCCCGATCTGGCTGCCCCCTCCCGGGCGCACGCCGAGCAGGTTCTACTGGAGGAGTCGTGGGCTGCTCACCTGCCCGACGGTCTGGATCCAGTCGCGGGCGCATCGATTCCGCTGAACGCGCTCACGGCAGCGCAGGCGCTTGCGATGCTCGGACCGGCCGACGGGCGGGACCTGCTGGTCACCGGTGCGGCCGGAGCGGTCGGCGGCTACGCCGTGGCGCTTGCCTCGGCGGCAGGTTGGCGGGTTGTCGCGTTCGCGCGCGCTGCTGACGAGGAGTTCGTCCGCTCCGCTGGTGCTGAGGAACTGGTCACCGAGCTCGTGCCCGGTTCGGTCGATGCCGTGCTGGACGCCGCCGCGCTGCGTGAGGCGGCCATGACCGCCGTGCGCGACGACGGGGCCTTCGTCGGAGTGTTGCCGATCGCACCGACGCCGCCGGTGCGCGGCATCACCAGCGAGGACGTGTTCGTCCAACCCGACCCGGTGGCGCTCGCCGACCTGCTCGCGCGGAGCGCCTCCGGTGAGCTGGCCGTCCGGATCAGCGGTTCTCGCCCGCTGGCCGAAGGGGCCACAGCCTATCGGCAGGTGGCCTCGGGCGGACAGCGCGGACGCCTGCTGCTGGTTCCCTAG
- a CDS encoding winged helix-turn-helix transcriptional regulator — MVTMTAQERRELEREAFDAYLSNCPSRQLLDRISNKWVTLVICALGEEGTMRYSEIARRLAGVSQKMLTQTLRSLERDGLVMREVTPSVPVRVDYSLTALGNSLLGTIQHVKSWAEEHMTGVDEARRRYDGRSVQ; from the coding sequence ATGGTCACGATGACGGCGCAGGAACGGCGCGAACTCGAGCGCGAGGCATTCGACGCCTACCTGAGCAACTGCCCGAGCCGCCAGCTCCTGGACCGGATCAGCAACAAATGGGTGACGCTCGTGATCTGCGCCCTGGGCGAGGAGGGCACCATGCGCTACTCGGAGATCGCGCGACGCCTCGCGGGAGTCAGCCAGAAGATGCTCACACAGACCCTGCGGTCGCTCGAGCGTGATGGCCTCGTCATGCGCGAGGTCACACCGTCGGTCCCGGTCCGGGTGGACTACTCCCTCACCGCACTCGGGAACTCCCTGCTCGGGACGATTCAGCACGTCAAGAGCTGGGCCGAGGAGCACATGACGGGAGTCGACGAGGCGAGACGTCGCTATGACGGGCGCTCTGTACAGTGA
- a CDS encoding cytochrome c oxidase assembly protein — MPASPSTLAAQRAPWAAWALLPTAMLAALLGLAFSGAAGPTELADAGPLVRWSRPLISVTWQLAASVTIGGLMLLLFVLSPPPAGHGAAAGREASGREAAPGRNRTNRQNGPIRENRPRGMGEAWPIAARAVMVAGPVWAACLVIDLVLGYATVAGRPIGGAGFGDELAFYLTEISTGRAALMAAVLAAIMSVACVAVAGYGTAAIAALLAVAVLIPIATSGHASGSAYHELGMSGMFGHLLFAAIWVGGLVVLCLSAPRLGRDLAGAAARYSRIALWCFLGVGVSGAANAWLRLGGWEGFLGTYGALLAVKIVIFYALGGIGLLHRVRTIRTLEPRPDGGTPVQKSDGGTPKAFWRLAAVEVLVMGAVMGVAVALADTGPPVPQEAQENLSPAEELSQQPVPAPPTFERWFTQGVPDLLFACLAVVLAVVYVMWVVRLHRRGDRWPLGRTVVWLVGAAGFAWITFGGPAVYGRILFSAHMVQHMTLVMVLPILFTLGAPVTLALRALPARTDGTRGPREWLLAIVHSRWARFASHPVIAAVNFAGSMILFYFTPLFELALTTHIGHVAMVVHFSLAGYVFVNVLIGIDPGPRRPLYPLRLVMLFATMAFHAFFGIAIISMNTLLAADYFGALGLPWGVDALADQETGGEITWGIGEVPSLALAIGVAVQWARSDTREARRRDRKADRDDDAELEAYNAMMQRMGKDESRQDRVRRD, encoded by the coding sequence GTGCCCGCCTCGCCCTCCACTCTCGCCGCTCAGCGAGCCCCTTGGGCCGCCTGGGCGTTGCTCCCGACGGCGATGCTTGCCGCTCTGCTCGGCCTCGCCTTCTCCGGGGCTGCTGGGCCGACCGAGCTCGCCGACGCCGGCCCGCTCGTGCGCTGGAGCCGGCCGCTGATCTCCGTGACGTGGCAGCTCGCAGCCTCGGTCACCATCGGCGGGCTGATGCTGCTGCTGTTCGTGCTCAGCCCCCCGCCGGCTGGGCACGGCGCGGCCGCTGGGCGAGAGGCATCTGGGCGAGAGGCGGCGCCGGGGCGCAACCGCACGAACCGTCAGAACGGGCCGATCCGGGAGAACCGGCCGCGAGGCATGGGTGAGGCGTGGCCGATCGCCGCCCGCGCGGTGATGGTCGCCGGCCCGGTCTGGGCGGCCTGTCTGGTGATCGACCTCGTGCTCGGCTACGCCACCGTCGCCGGTCGTCCTATCGGCGGGGCCGGGTTCGGTGACGAGCTCGCCTTCTATCTCACCGAGATCTCCACCGGCCGCGCCGCGCTGATGGCCGCAGTGCTTGCGGCGATCATGTCGGTGGCATGCGTTGCGGTGGCCGGCTACGGCACCGCAGCGATCGCTGCCCTGCTGGCGGTCGCCGTCCTGATCCCGATCGCCACCTCGGGCCACGCCTCCGGTAGCGCCTACCACGAGCTCGGCATGTCCGGAATGTTCGGGCACCTGCTGTTCGCAGCAATCTGGGTGGGAGGCCTGGTGGTGCTGTGCCTGAGTGCACCGCGTCTGGGTCGTGACCTGGCCGGCGCCGCGGCCCGGTACTCGAGGATCGCCCTGTGGTGCTTCCTCGGCGTCGGAGTCTCCGGCGCCGCGAACGCCTGGCTCCGGCTCGGTGGCTGGGAAGGTTTCCTCGGCACCTACGGTGCGCTGCTCGCGGTCAAGATCGTGATCTTCTACGCTCTGGGCGGGATCGGGCTCCTGCACCGCGTGCGGACGATCCGCACCCTGGAGCCTCGGCCCGACGGCGGAACGCCGGTGCAGAAATCTGACGGCGGAACGCCGAAGGCGTTCTGGCGCCTGGCTGCCGTCGAGGTGCTGGTGATGGGCGCCGTCATGGGGGTCGCGGTGGCCCTGGCGGACACCGGGCCACCAGTTCCGCAAGAGGCGCAGGAGAATCTCAGCCCCGCCGAGGAGCTCTCGCAGCAGCCTGTGCCGGCGCCACCGACATTCGAACGATGGTTCACCCAGGGCGTTCCGGACCTGCTGTTCGCGTGCCTTGCCGTGGTGCTCGCCGTTGTCTATGTGATGTGGGTCGTGCGGCTGCACCGGCGTGGCGACCGGTGGCCGCTCGGGCGCACCGTCGTCTGGCTGGTAGGAGCGGCCGGCTTCGCGTGGATCACCTTCGGCGGGCCGGCGGTGTACGGGCGGATCTTGTTCAGCGCGCACATGGTCCAGCACATGACCCTGGTGATGGTGCTGCCGATCCTGTTCACCCTCGGCGCCCCGGTCACACTCGCGCTCCGTGCCCTCCCGGCTCGTACCGACGGTACCCGGGGCCCGCGGGAGTGGTTGCTGGCGATCGTCCACTCGCGATGGGCGCGCTTCGCCTCCCACCCGGTGATCGCCGCCGTGAACTTCGCCGGCTCGATGATCCTGTTCTACTTCACACCGCTGTTCGAGCTCGCGCTGACCACCCATATCGGGCACGTCGCGATGGTTGTGCACTTCAGCCTCGCCGGGTACGTCTTCGTCAACGTGCTCATCGGGATCGACCCGGGCCCGCGCCGCCCCCTGTACCCGCTGCGGTTGGTGATGCTGTTCGCCACGATGGCGTTCCATGCCTTCTTCGGGATCGCGATCATCTCGATGAACACGCTTCTGGCGGCCGACTACTTCGGCGCGCTCGGGCTGCCGTGGGGTGTGGACGCTCTCGCCGACCAGGAGACCGGTGGTGAGATCACCTGGGGGATCGGTGAGGTCCCCTCGCTGGCGCTCGCGATCGGGGTGGCAGTGCAGTGGGCGCGTAGTGACACCCGGGAGGCCCGGCGCCGGGACCGGAAGGCCGACCGGGACGACGACGCCGAGCTGGAGGCCTACAACGCGATGATGCAGCGGATGGGGAAGGACGAGAGCCGTCAGGACCGCGTGCGTCGGGACTGA
- a CDS encoding AAA family ATPase: MSSPVAPHLAPPTATISYDDIQRASERLGHVARVFDQRIVGQHGLRTALVSCMLAGGHVLLESVPGLAKTTAAQTLADSVSGTFHRIQCTPDLMPNDIVGTQIYNYATGEFSTQLGPVHANMVLLDEINRSSAKTQSAMLEAMQEKQTSIGGEIFKLPKPFMVMATQNPIEEEGTYVLPEAQMDRFLMKEVLTYPAPDEEVDILEMIQSGRMSAPLTAQPISIQDVEFLQRLVGQVYVDTSIKQYIVAIINTTRGGGPRPLPNLNQHVRVGASPRGGIALMQIAQALALQAGRAYVVPDDVKALRHSVLRHRIVRTYDALANNVAPESLIDAVFAAVPSP, from the coding sequence ATGTCCAGTCCCGTTGCCCCCCACCTGGCGCCGCCGACGGCGACGATCTCCTACGACGACATCCAACGCGCGTCCGAGCGGCTCGGCCACGTGGCCCGGGTGTTCGACCAGCGCATCGTCGGCCAGCACGGGCTGCGCACCGCACTGGTGAGCTGCATGCTCGCAGGCGGGCACGTGCTGCTGGAGTCCGTACCCGGCCTGGCGAAGACGACCGCGGCACAGACCCTGGCCGACTCCGTCTCGGGCACCTTCCACCGCATCCAGTGCACCCCGGACCTGATGCCGAACGACATCGTCGGCACCCAGATCTACAACTACGCCACAGGTGAGTTCTCCACCCAGCTCGGCCCGGTGCACGCGAACATGGTGCTGCTGGACGAGATCAACCGCTCCTCCGCCAAGACGCAGTCGGCGATGCTGGAGGCGATGCAGGAGAAGCAGACCTCCATCGGCGGCGAGATCTTCAAGCTGCCGAAGCCGTTCATGGTGATGGCCACCCAGAACCCGATCGAGGAGGAGGGCACCTACGTCCTCCCCGAGGCACAGATGGACCGCTTCCTCATGAAGGAGGTCCTCACCTACCCGGCCCCGGACGAGGAGGTGGACATCCTGGAGATGATCCAGTCCGGCCGGATGAGCGCCCCGCTGACGGCGCAACCCATCTCCATCCAGGACGTCGAGTTCCTGCAACGCCTGGTCGGGCAGGTGTATGTGGACACCTCGATCAAGCAGTACATCGTCGCGATCATCAACACCACCCGCGGTGGCGGCCCGAGGCCGCTGCCGAACCTGAACCAGCACGTGCGGGTCGGTGCCAGCCCCCGTGGTGGGATCGCACTGATGCAGATCGCACAGGCGCTGGCCCTGCAGGCCGGCCGCGCCTACGTGGTGCCGGACGACGTCAAGGCGCTGCGTCACTCAGTGCTGCGGCACCGGATCGTGCGCACCTACGACGCGCTCGCCAACAACGTGGCACCGGAGTCGCTCATCGACGCTGTCTTCGCCGCGGTGCCGAGCCCATAG